In a single window of the Arachis hypogaea cultivar Tifrunner chromosome 6, arahy.Tifrunner.gnm2.J5K5, whole genome shotgun sequence genome:
- the LOC112695690 gene encoding short-chain dehydrogenase reductase 3b, producing MSMQRLEGKVAIVTGGASGIGAETVKLFAKHGACVVIADIQDDLGKQVATSIGTDKVSYRHCDVRDEKQVEETVAFTVEKYGGLDIMFSNAGVAGSQSNVLDMDLNDFDNTIAVNLRGYAVCIKHAARVMVARKTRGSIICTASTVATVSVGGFDGKGYVASKSGILGLVRSTCGDLGEFGIRVNSISPYLVATPLATRVLNMDASEVEEIAVAGANLKGIVLRPIHIAQAALFLASDESAYISGHDMVVDGGFVGVNKTFDFILKEEAAKN from the exons ATGTCTATGCAAAG GTTGGAAGGAAAGGTGGCAATTGTGACCGGTGGAGCGAGTGGAATCGGAGCAGAAACAGTGAAGCTATTTGCCAAACACGGAGCATGCGTGGTTATAGCAGATATTCAAGATGACCTCGGTAAACAGGTTGCAACTTCCATTGGTACAGACAAGGTGAGTTACCGCCACTGCGACGTTAGAGACGAGAAACAAGTTGAAGAAACCGTAGCTTTCACCGTAGAAAAATACGGTGGCCTAGACATCATGTTCAGCAACGCCGGAGTTGCAGGTTCTCAAAGTAACGTCCTTGATATGGATTTGAATGATTTTGACAACACGATTGCAGTTAATCTGCGTGGATATGCAGTGTGCATCAAGCACGCTGCACGTGTCATGGTTGCAAGAAAGACACGTGGCTCCATAATATGCACCGCGAGTACGGTTGCAACGGTTTCTGTTGGAGGTTTTGATGGTAAGGGTTACGTTGCATCCAAGAGTGGTATTTTGGGGCTTGTGCGTTCAACTTGTGGTGACCTTGGAGAATTTGGGATTAGGGTTAATTCAATTTCACCCTATCTTGTAGCTACCCCACTCGCAACTAGAGTTCTGAATATGGATGCTAGTGAAGTTGAAGAGATTGCTGTTGCTGGTGCAAATTTGAAGGGGATTGTGTTGAGGCCGATCCATATTGCTCAAGCGGCTTTGTTTCTTGCTTCTGATGAATCTGCTTATATCAGTGGGCACGACATGGTCGTTGATGGAGGTTTCGTGGGCGTTAATAAAACTTTTGATTTCATCCTAAAAGAAGAAGCTGCAAAAAACTAA
- the LOC112695691 gene encoding short-chain dehydrogenase reductase 3b-like isoform X2, translated as MSKQRLEGKVAIVTGGAGGIGAEAARLFVENGALVVIADVNDELGLQVASSIGDGVDKVSYHHCDVRDEKQVEKTVAFAMDKYGSLDIMFSNAGVTGSFGNILDLDLNDFDNTVAVNVRGAAACIKHSARVMVERKTRGSIICTASIASVVALGGDSAGHGYNTSKHGLVGLVRSACGELGAYGIRVNSISPYVMATPFACEVLGMEASEVESASVAGANLQGIVLKPIHVAQTALFLASDESAYISGHNLVVDGVQKSKQSLV; from the exons ATGTCTAAGCAAAG GTTGGAAGGCAAGGTCGCAATTGTGACCGGGGGAGCAGGTGGAATAGGAGCAGAAGCAGCGAGATTATTTGTGGAAAACGGTGCACTTGTAGTTATAGCAGATGTTAACGATGAATTGGGGCTTCAAGTTGCAAGTTCCATTGGCGACGGCGTAGACAAGGTGAGTTACCATCACTGCGACGTTAGAGACGAGAAACAAGTTGAGAAAACCGTTGCTTTCGCCATGGATAAGTACGGAAGCTTAGACATCATGTTCAGCAACGCTGGAGTTACCGGCTCTTTCGGTAACATACTTGATTTGGATTTGAATGACTTTGATAACACAGTAGCTGTGAATGTTCGTGGAGCAGCAGCGTGTATTAAGCACTCGGCACGTGTCATGGTGGAAAGAAAGACACGTGGCTCCATAATATGCACAGCTAGTATAGCTTCTGTGGTTGCACTTGGTGGCGATTCAGCAGGTCATGGTTATAACACATCCAAACATGGTCTTGTGGGTCTTGTGCGTTCGGCGTGTGGTGAGCTTGGAGCTTATGGGATTAGGGTCAATTCGATTTCACCTTATGTTATGGCCACACCTTTCGCATGTGAAGTTCTTGGTATGGAAGCAAGCGAAGTTGAAAGTGCTAGTGTTGCTGGTGCCAATTTGCAGGGGATTGTGTTGAAGCCAATTCATGTTGCACAAACTGCTTTGTTTCTTGCTTCTGATGAATCTGCTTATATTAGTGGACACAATTTGGTCGTTGACGGAG TGCAGAAGAGCAAACAAAGTCTAGTGTGA
- the LOC112695692 gene encoding short-chain dehydrogenase reductase 3b codes for MSKQRLEGKVAIVTGGASGIGAEAATLFVENGALVVIADVNDELGLQVASSIGVEKVSYHHCDVRDEKQVEETVAFAIKKYGSLDIMFSNAGIAGSFYNILDLDLNDFDNTIAVNVRGAAACIKHAARVMVERKTRGSIICTASTASVVALCGDSAPYGYNTSKHSLLGLVRSACGELGAYGIRVNSISPSYVATPLACEALGMEASEVESAVVAGANLQGIVLKPIHVAQTALFLASDESAYISGHNLVVDGGLLAVNSPVSKK; via the exons ATGTCTAAGCAAAG GTTGGAAGGCAAGGTTGCAATTGTGACCGGGGGAGCAAGTGGAATAGGAGCAGAAGCAGCGACGTTATTTGTGGAAAACGGTGCACTTGTCGTTATAGCAGATGTTAACGATGAATTAGGGCTTCAAGTTGCAAGTTCCATTGGCGTAGAAAAGGTGAGTTACCATCACTGCGACGTTAGAGACGAGAAACAAGTTGAAGAAACCGTTGCTTTCGCTATCAAGAAATATGGAAGCCTAGATATCATGTTCAGTAACGCTGGAATTGCAGGCTCTTTCTATAACATACTTGATTTGGATTTGAATGACTTTGATAATACAATAGCTGTGAATGTTCGTGGAGCAGCGGCGTGTATTAAACACGCGGCACGTGTCATGGTGGAACGAAAGACACGTGGCTCCATAATTTGCACTGCTAGTACAGCTTCTGTGGTTGCACTTTGTGGCGATTCAGCTCCTTATGGTTATAACACATCCAAACATAGTCTTTTGGGTCTTGTGCGTTCGGCGTGTGGTGAGCTTGGAGCTTATGGGATTAGGGTCAATTCGATTTCACCTTCTTACGTGGCCACACCTTTGGCATGTGAAGCTCTTGGTATGGAAGCAAGCGAAGTTGAAAGTGCTGTTGTTGCCGGTGCCAATTTGCAGGGGATTGTGTTGAAGCCAATTCATGTTGCACAAACGGCTTTGTTTCTTGCTTCTGATGAATCTGCTTATATTAGTGGACACAATTTGGTCGTTGACGGAGGTTTGTTAGCCGTTAATAGCCCTGTTTcaaaaaagtaa
- the LOC112805228 gene encoding uncharacterized protein, with translation MFGDVVGEDKVFKVEILPAVDPDYSGSFKIVNVFSDNSEPATSDDYMNARLHDPIFPPIYDACLQYGIGEDYKTQVVCDNSIQSETIEDIITDLISPNRCYSDVENGGFVFILGTISSVFKNHKWWFSTCLCGSLVSTNKQILSCDLCQLQCIDAVPRFCLKIVASHANGNNIFVLKDREVVQLIKTRCSTFLDKHPELNQESYCKVVPLKLISSLLHKKVVFMVDARPVGYEMNRSVYIVQQIWDDASVINVFEAAAEMNEHKIHVLVDSIPEVEDAFSQCGSDHEAVEDLDAF, from the exons ATGTTTGGTGATGTTGTTGGAGAGGATAAAGTTTTCAAGGTTGAAATTCTTCCTGCGGTTGATCCAGATTACTCCGGGTCCTTTAAAATTGTAAATGTGTTTAGTGATAATTCTGAACCAGCTACAAGTGATGATTATATGAAT GCAAGGCTTCATGATCCGATTTTTCCACCAATCTACGATGCCTGTTTGCAGTATGGAATTGGGGAAGATTACAAGACTCAAGTAGTTTGTGATAATTCTATTCAATCAGAAACTATTGAAGATATTATTACTGATCTTATTTCACCTAATCGCTGTTATTCTGATGTTGAGAAT GGTggttttgttttcattcttggaACTATATCATCTGTTTTCAAGAATCATAAGTGGTGGTTCTCAACTTGTTTATGTGGTTCTCTTGTGTCAACTAATAAACAAATTTTATCATGTGATCTATGTCAGCTTCAATGCATTGATGCTGTTCCAAG ATTCTGCTTGAAGATTGTAGCTTCTCATGCAAATGGCAACAATATATTTGTTCTCAAAGATCGTGAGGTTGTGCAACTGATAAAGACAAGATGCTCCACCTTTTTGGATAAACACCCAGAGTTGAATCAG gaaTCTTATTGCAAAGTTGTTCCATTGAAACTCATTTCAAGTCTTTTGCACAAAAAAGTTGTATTCATGGTTGATGCTAGGCCTGTGGGTTATGAGATGAATCGATCTGTGTATATTGTTCAACAAATCTGGGATGATGCCTCTGTTATTAATGTTTTTGAGGCCGCTGCTGAGATGAATGAGCATAAG atTCATGTTCTGGTTGATTCTATCCCTGAGGTTGAAGATGCTTTTAGCCAATGTGGAAGTGATCATGAGGCTGTTGAAGATCTAGATGCATTTTAG
- the LOC112695691 gene encoding short-chain dehydrogenase reductase 3b-like isoform X1 produces MSKQRLEGKVAIVTGGAGGIGAEAARLFVENGALVVIADVNDELGLQVASSIGDGVDKVSYHHCDVRDEKQVEKTVAFAMDKYGSLDIMFSNAGVTGSFGNILDLDLNDFDNTVAVNVRGAAACIKHSARVMVERKTRGSIICTASIASVVALGGDSAGHGYNTSKHGLVGLVRSACGELGAYGIRVNSISPYVMATPFACEVLGMEASEVESASVAGANLQGIVLKPIHVAQTALFLASDESAYISGHNLVVDGGLLAVNSPVSKK; encoded by the exons ATGTCTAAGCAAAG GTTGGAAGGCAAGGTCGCAATTGTGACCGGGGGAGCAGGTGGAATAGGAGCAGAAGCAGCGAGATTATTTGTGGAAAACGGTGCACTTGTAGTTATAGCAGATGTTAACGATGAATTGGGGCTTCAAGTTGCAAGTTCCATTGGCGACGGCGTAGACAAGGTGAGTTACCATCACTGCGACGTTAGAGACGAGAAACAAGTTGAGAAAACCGTTGCTTTCGCCATGGATAAGTACGGAAGCTTAGACATCATGTTCAGCAACGCTGGAGTTACCGGCTCTTTCGGTAACATACTTGATTTGGATTTGAATGACTTTGATAACACAGTAGCTGTGAATGTTCGTGGAGCAGCAGCGTGTATTAAGCACTCGGCACGTGTCATGGTGGAAAGAAAGACACGTGGCTCCATAATATGCACAGCTAGTATAGCTTCTGTGGTTGCACTTGGTGGCGATTCAGCAGGTCATGGTTATAACACATCCAAACATGGTCTTGTGGGTCTTGTGCGTTCGGCGTGTGGTGAGCTTGGAGCTTATGGGATTAGGGTCAATTCGATTTCACCTTATGTTATGGCCACACCTTTCGCATGTGAAGTTCTTGGTATGGAAGCAAGCGAAGTTGAAAGTGCTAGTGTTGCTGGTGCCAATTTGCAGGGGATTGTGTTGAAGCCAATTCATGTTGCACAAACTGCTTTGTTTCTTGCTTCTGATGAATCTGCTTATATTAGTGGACACAATTTGGTCGTTGACGGAGGTTTGTTAGCCGTTAATAGCCCTGTTTcaaaaaagtaa
- the LOC140173581 gene encoding uncharacterized protein, which yields MNNRVDLVEKITPWRESWKVHVKVVKLWYQKNTALDPSQNLLHMVLMDEKLHKIQATIRDELISKFAVSLNEGDLKKVQCNVFGNACDLLEYENLQKYPRSPLIVLESFKIKAIEGGVILQNVINVSRLFINPDIPESVEFLSRFSVASYGFSRLVTNDLGYLISKVDGDYFNPKEISSIQDLDVDNRDAHYFVMGTIKEVMDEPDWWYYSCVCGHPVVDHEDLYLCDACCSCVEHVMLKYRIRVKIHHAGCDVLFVLLDNAATKLFGKTCSEAFLRIDEEFPVDPSVLAVSTPSY from the exons ATGAATAATCgtgttgatttggtggagaaaaTCACTCCGTGGAGGGAATCATGGAAAGTGCATGTTAAAGTTGTGAAGTTGTGGTACCAGAAGAATACTGCTTTGGATCCTTCTCAAAATCTATTGCATATGGTCTTAATGGATGAGAag TTACACAAGATCCAAGCTACCATTAGAGATGAGCTTATATCAAAGTTTGCTGTGTCTCTAAATGAAGGTGATCT GAAAAAGGTCCAATGCAATGTGTTTGGAAATGCTTGTGATCTCTTGGAGTATGAAAActtacaaaaatatccaagatCTCCACTGATTGTCCTTGAGTCTTTTAAAATCAAAGCAATTGAAG GTGGAGTAATTCTACAGAATGTGATCAATGTCTCTAGATTATTCATTAATCCAGACATTCCTGAGTCTGTTGAGTTCCTAAGCAG ATTTAGTGTAGCCAGTTATGGATTCTCAAGACTTGTGACCAATGACCTTGGATACTTAATTTCTAAAGTTGATGGTGATTATTTCAATCCCAAAGAGATCAGTAGTATTCAAGATCTTGATGTAGATAACAGG gaTGCTCATTACTTTGTAATGGGGACAATTAAGGAAGTTATGGATGAACCAGATTGGTGGTACTACTCATGTGTATGTGGTCATCCTGTTGTTGACCATGAGGATCTCTACCTTTGTGATGCTTGTTGTTCATGTGTTGAACATGTTATGCTCAA GTATAGGATTCGGGTAAAGATTCACCATGCTGGGTGTGATGTTTTGTTTGTTCTGCTTGATAATGCGGCAACAAAACTATTTGGAAAAACCTGTTCTGAAGCATTTCTCAGGATAGACGAAGAATTCCCTGTTGATCCTAGTGTGCTTGCAGTATCAACTCCTTCATATTGA